Proteins encoded together in one Xiphophorus maculatus strain JP 163 A chromosome 13, X_maculatus-5.0-male, whole genome shotgun sequence window:
- the LOC102236879 gene encoding fibroblast growth factor 4-like: MSFLRSKISFFLYGIFLCSLYATLTLSRTKQSIRNARSLVHSSSFTLNKREDAERDGQYLLGIKRLRRLYCNVGIGFHIQVLPNGKITGVHNENKYSLLEISPVERGVVTLYGVSSGLFIAMSDKGKLYGSGSYRDDCKFKENLLANNYNVYESASHPGMYIALSKIGKTKRGNRVTPTMTMTHFLPRT, translated from the exons atgtcatttttaaggTCCAAGATCTCTTTTTTCCTGTATGGGATCTTCTTGTGCAGCTTATATGCCACTCTTACACTCAGCAGGACAAAACAGAGCATTCGCAATGCCAGATCATTGgtgcacagcagcagcttcacttTGAACAAAAGAGAAGATGCAGAAAGAGATGGACAGTACCTGCTGGGAATAAAGAGACTTAGAAGACTTTACTGTAACGTGGGCATCGGCTTCCATATTCAGGTCCTaccaaatggaaaaataacaggagtacacaatgaaaacaaataca GCCTTTTAGAAATTTCTCCAGTGGAAAGAGGAGTTGTGACTTTGTATGGAGTCAGTAGTGGTCTGTTCATCGCCATGAGTGACAAGGGGAAACTTTATGGTTCG GGAAGCTACAGAGATGACTGCAAGTTCAAGGAGAATCTCCTGGCCAATAACTATAATGTCTATGAATCAGCTTCCCATCCTGGAATGTACATTGCTCTCAGCAAGATTGGGAAAACCAAGAGAGGCAACCGTGTGACGCCCACAATGACCATGACACACTTTCTCCCCAGAACATAA